From Pelmatolapia mariae isolate MD_Pm_ZW linkage group LG22, Pm_UMD_F_2, whole genome shotgun sequence, a single genomic window includes:
- the gtf2h4 gene encoding general transcription factor IIH subunit 4 has protein sequence MKLRVQLQCKNLHEYLKELSPEILDRLYNHPATCLAVYRELPSLAKNYVMRMLFLDQPLPQAAVALWVKKDSQKDHDECVSVLAGLRLWHSQQLQGGLQGYILNPVFKDNLRTALLGGGRAWADEGSTLGPDRHARDIESLDRYAMERWEIILQFMVGSPSAVSQDLAQLLVQAGLMKSEVGEAPYITSAGFQFLLLDTASQLWYFTLQYLKTAQSRGMDLVEILSFLFQLSFSSLGRDYSVEGMSESLLTFLQHLREFGLVFQRKRKSRRYYPTRLAITLAAGVASSSSSNLASSPGTGDAGFIVVETNYRIYAYTNSELQIALVALFSEMLYRFPNVVVAQLTRESVQQAIANGITAQQIIHFLRTRAHPVMLTQTPVLPPTITDQIRLWELERDRLQFTEGVLYNQFLSQADFEVLRDRAQGLGCLVWQDVAHRVMVVTPQGHSEVKRFWKRQRSHT, from the exons ATGAAGCTGCGTGTCCAGCTGCAATGCAAGAACCTGCATGAATACCTGAAGGAGCTGAGTCCGGAGATTTTGGACAGACTCTACAACCACCCAGCGACATGCCTGGCTGTGTACAG ggAACTCCCCTCACTGGCAAAGAATTATGTGATGCGCATGCTGTTCCTGGATCAGCCTCTCCCCCAGGCAGCTGTGGCATTGTGGGTAAAGAAAGACAGTCAGAA GGACCACGATGAATGTGTCTCAGTGTTGGCTGGTCTCCGCCTCTGGCACAGTCAGCAGCTGCAGGGTGGTCTGCAGGGATACATTTTAAATCCGGTGTTTAAAGACAACCTGAGGACAGCTTTGCTCGGGGG GGGGCGAGCTTGGGCTGATGAGGGGAGCACGCTGGGCCCTGACCGCCATGCACGAGACATTGAGAGTCTTGACCGCTATGCTATGGAGCGCTGGGAGATCATCCTGCAGTTTATGGTGGGTTCTCCCAGCGCTGTCAGCCAGGACCTGGCACAGCTTTTGGTTCAAGCAGGCCTCATGAAAAG TGAAGTAGGAGAGGCGCCCTACATCACCTCAGCTGGCTTCCAGTTCCTCCTTCTGGACACAGCCTCTCAGCTATGGTACTTCACCTTGCAGTACCTCAAAACTGCTCAG TCCAGAGGGATGGACCTGGTGGAGATCTTGTCATTCTTATTCCAGCTCAGTTTCTCTAGTCTGGGCAGA GATTACTCGGTGGAGGGTATGAGCGAGTCGTTACTTACTTTTCTGCAGCACCTGCGAGAGTTTGGACTGGTGTTCCAAAGAAAG AGGAAGTCCAGGAGATATTATCCCACCAGGCTGGCAATCACTCTGGCTGCAGGAGTCGCCAGCAGCTCCTCCTCTAACCTGGCTTCCAGTCCTGGTACTGGAGATGCAGGTTTCATTGTGGTGGAAACCAATTATCGTATCTATGCCTACACAA ATTCAGAACTTCAGATTGCTCTGGTGGCTCTCTTCAGTGAAATGCTCTACCGCTTCCCCAATGTAGTTGTGGCTCAGCTGACAAGGGAGTCTGTGCAACAGGCTATCGCCAACGGGATCACTGCACAGCAG ATTATCCATTTTCTGAGGACCAGAGCTCACCCTGTCATGCTCACTCAG ACCCCAGTGCTGCCTCCAACTATAACAGACCAGATCAGACTGTGGGAGCTGGAGAGAGATCGCCTGCAGTTCACAGAGG GTGTCCTCTATAACCAGTTCCTCTCCCAGGCTGACTTTGAGGTTCTGCGAGACAGAGCTCAG